GATAGTTTTTAAGTGAATAAGGCCTTTAGCTCCTCCGCTTGCAGAAGGAGATGCACTCATAAGTGCGAATTTTTTCCCTTTAAATGCATCTCTTGATGCACCACCTTTTTCACCTCGAGATGCCCAGTCAAGTACATTTTTAAGAAGAGCAGAAACAGATCCATTATAGTCAGGAGATGCAATCATGATTAACTGGCTATTGGCCATAAGTCCTCGAATGTATTTAGCATTTTCAGGCATTCCATTTGTAGCTTCAAGATCAGCATCATACAGAGGAATCGGGTATTCCTTAAGATCAATGTAGGTAACGCTTGCACCCATTGACTTTGCAATATTTGCAGCTTCTAATACGAGTTTTTTATTAACAGATTCGCAACGAGAGCTTCCTGCAAAGGCAAGCGCTCTTACTTCCGCATTTAAGTTGATTGAAAATACAAAACATAAAAGAAAGATAAGAAGTGTTTTCACGGGGATCTCTTAATTTTTAATCAGTTGAGGCTAATAATTCATCGCATTTAGCGGCAAGGATAAAGTCACTTTCAGATAAACCATCGATTTTATGTGTCCAGAGGGTGATTTTTACTTTTCCATAAGAAAGATAGATATCTGGATGATGATGTTCTTGTTCAGCTAAAGCTCCTACTTTAACAGTAAAAGAGAGTGCTGTTTTAAAATCGGAAAAACTATATTTTTTTTCTAAATGGTGCTCACTGACTATTTGCCAGCCTTTTTTTAATTGAGCATAAAGAGATAATAAGTGTTCTCCTTTTAGGGGAGGCACACCTCCTTTACAAGGAACACAGTTCTTTTTTATTAATTCACAAGCTGGATTCATGGCAAGACTCTTTAATTTATACACATCACTAAACTACACAAATAAGTTTAAAAATCCATTCTTGAACTTGTTTGTGTGTATAATAGATATGTATAGGTGGTAGTCTATTTTTGTCTACTTAGTTTTAGAAAAAGTGTTGGCTACCAGCTTTAAAGAAAAAGGCATGGTGATAGCTGCAATTAAGCAAAACCCTAAAGTAAGTAAAAAACAGCCTGGAGCGGAAGCTAGCACTCCAAGAATAATTGTTGTAATAGCGCCTACTATAGGAAGGCCGATAAGTATAGAAAGTGTAAACATCTCTACTTCTCCTTAAGTTAACGCATTTATTATAAAATAAAAAGTATTAATATGTCAATTAATATCTTGAGCCTTCTCTTCTTCTTTTACGATGTAGCGATTAAATGACTCTTCATGCCAATGAAGATAGGAGCAAGGACTTCCAGGACCATTACCACCATATCTTGCATCTTCAGTCAATTCAGAAAAAGAATGAATTACTGTTTCCATGGGCAAAGTAAAGAAAAGAGCCATTGTATAGCGCTCTGTAGAACTTTTTGCTTTATGCACTCTATGCTCTGTTGCCTTTATGGCATCATTTGTGATCAGCTGTCCAAACTCTCCTACTTGAAATAACATAACATCCGGATCATCAGAAACAACTTTTTTAAAGCAATTCTCAGAAGTAGGTTTAACAAAAAGGCCTGCTTCTATCGGCTCTGAAACAGCTTCTCCGTCGATGAAATAGTAGGCGGGTAAAAGAGCTGTAAATATGCCATGATCAAAGTGAGCGCCGCACCAAAATGGATTGTCAGCTTCACTACTTATGTTTTTTCGATAGTAGAGCATACGTCCTATATCAGGGTTGCTGCCTAAAGAAACTCCTGTACTCTCCCCGATGAGGCCAATTTCTTCCATAACAGCAACTCCTATCTCGGACATCAGAGAGCCTAAATTTTCAAAAGGATTTTTTAAATCAACTTCTGAGGGCCATTTATTGAGAGGGCTATTAGGAACAAATGCATAGTAAGAGGTTTTCAAGTCATCAACAACCCATGTGCCGTCGGGGCGCTTAAATTTCTCTTTTCCTTTTTCATAACCAAGAAAGATCTCTCCAAGGTCAAAATTTGGAGCATAAGCTTCTTTAACGTTTTCTGGAAGGGCTGAAAAGGCTCTTGCACTTTCTATAAATTCAATAGCCTTTTCCTTATAACCAGGAACACCCTTGATTCCTACAATGCCTTTTTCAAACAAAGCATCTTTCAAAACACTAAGTGCATGAGGCTCTTTTTGAGTAAACTCTTCATAGGAAATGACATCTAAAGCGAGTATTTCGATTTTTTCAACAGCACTTCCCGTACAAGCTAATAGTGTACTTACAATGGATAAAATGATTGATTTTTTAAATTGCTTCATAAAACCCCCTTATTTTAAAGATAAAGTAAAGATAAAAGATGAAAAGAGGGTATTTAGTCAAAGCTTTTTTTCTAAAAAGCGATCGGTGGCTCCATGTTTCATTTCAAAAAACCAGCTTTAAATTTTAATGAACAAGAGCTTAATTTGTTTAATTTCTGATTTTTAGTTTAAAATTATTAAAATTCACTTTAATTATCGATATAATATTTTTCTGTTGTCAAAAAATAAGCGTATAAAGATTATGTTGCGCAATTTACATTTCAAAGGAAATTATTATGTCTTGCAAACTAACTTTAGAATCTATTAATTTACAACAGCAATCTGCTTTATTATATCAAAATTCATTTGAAAATAACAAAGGAACTAACTCTCGTTTTTCAGTATCAACTTCAGGAGAATTTATTAATGGTAAGGTAACAAAAGCATCTCAAGACATATTGTTAGTAGATGATAGTTCAGTATTAACTCCAACTAAAACTAATAACTACAGAGCATTTAGAAGGGGGGATTGTAGTAGTAAAGCATCTCAAATTTCACCTAAAGCCAATAGATATAGAGGACAGCTAGACTTAGATGAAGAAGAAATAGAGCTTCCATCATCTTCTTGTTCACCAGCAATTTATGGCCAACGACTAGTACTAGACACTCCTGAAACACCTGCAAAAAAACGTCCTAGTAGAAGACGATTTGAAGCTAGCTTAAGTCCAACGTCTATGGAAGTGGATACAGCTGTTTCAAAATTTCAAGAAATACATCAAAATGCAATTAAAGGTAATTTGTTTTACAATAATCAAGAGTTTGAATTAAGTAAAATTAGTGGTGGTCGTGGAAGTTATTGCCAAGTTTTTAAAATTAAAGATGAGAACGCTTCTGTTATTCAAATTTCAGAAAATACTATTCTTACAAGCTCTATTTTAATTAAAACTTATCATGAAGAAAATAAAAATTCTTCAACGAAAAAGTTAATGGATGCTGTATTAAATAATTATAAACAATGGATAGTTTTTGGTTTTCCTATAGCAACAATTTATAATGCAAGTACAGCAACTGAAGATGGTTTTTATATTATAGAAAATATACTTCATGCAATTAATCCACAAGAGTGGTCAAAGTATAATAGTATTGAAGAGTTTTCAGATGCGGATCAATCAGTTTTAAAACAAGTAAAAGCAATTTTTATTCTTATGGCAAGCCTCTTCTTACCAATGGATATTAAGCCAGATAACGTGCGTATGACAAAATCTGGGGTAGTTACTATTGTTGATATCTTAGAAAAAGATGTAAGCGAAATGAATGGAAGAAAGAGAGCTGGAAACTTTTTGGTAAATACTAATCAGGCACTTACCTTGTGGTCTTTTGGTAAAGAATTTATTCGTGATTATCTTATAGAAGGTATTGTAGGCAAGACATTAGAAGAAGCACGAAATTTAAGCTAGCTTATTTGAATGCAAATGATATGAATATCTTCATCGATATTACGCTTTCTGCTGAAGAATAAAAGTTCTTTTTCTAACATAGCTGTAGTAATATCTAGGCCATCTTTTGCAAAATGACGAAGCACTTTTCCAAACCAAGCATGAATAGAGACTTCACTGGAAAAGTGCTTTCCAAATCCTTGGTTATATAAAAAAACAAGGTCTTTAGATTTTAAATTAAACGTATCCTCAAATGCTTCTGCACGTGTGTTTTCAGCTGTATTCCAAACAAAGGGGATAGGCATTGCGTGGCATATATAGGAAAGCGTATGAGATGCATGATGAAAAGTGAGATTTAAAGAAGAGGCTTCTTTTGTTTTGATAAGCGCATAGATACCTTGAAAGCCTTTTTCTTTCGCTTCTTTAAGTGTAACGGATGTATTTAAAGCATCTGGTGAAATAGTTAAGGCAAGGCCTCGCAATTGCTCAGAAATTAAATCCAGTGACCTAAATGCCAAATAATCTTCTGAGTAGCTTTCAATAACTTTTTGAAGCATATAATGCTGTAGAAGAACGCTGCATTCATATTCACCATACATGCGCTCTTTCATAAGAGAGTTTTCTTGTAGCCTCGTAATTTGCTCTTTAAGGCATGCGCTCATTGTGTTGATTGTATTTGCAAGGTCTGTAACTTCTTTAGGACCTTTAACTTCAATAGCTTCATAATGACCAGCAGCCGAAAAGAGAGCCAAATTTTTTAATTTTTCAATGGGCTTTGCTATTTTTTTTGCGATATACAAAAGGATGAATATGAGTAAAACGATAGCTCCAATGATGATTTCTATTTGCCAGTGGTAGGCTAATAGAAAGGATAGCCCCAATGTAAAAAAGATCATAGTGGGAAGTAATAATAAGAGAAGCTTAGTACGCATTGTCATTGTCTTGGTCTAAATCCTATGTAAGATGTGTAGGCATGTAGAAGCGTTGTTGCAACAGAGGGGCACTCAGAGATGATTGTAAGCAGGTGTATTTTTGAAAGAGTAAGAAGCGTTGTATGCGTTAGAGAATGTGCGCTATAAGCCCTTGGCTTTTCATTAAACAACGATTCATCTCCAAAAAAATCGCCCTGATGTAGGTGAGCAAGAATGTGTTCATTTGTATCTTGAATTTGCACAGTTCCCTCAACAATTAAATACATTCTGTGAGCATCTTGTAGAAGAGGGAAGATAATCTCACCTTCTTTAAAGCGAGAAGTTCCCATCTTATCTGCTATGGTAAGTAGCAGGTCGAGGTCTAATTCTGCAAAGAGGTTTGTTGTCTTTAGGGCAAAGGCCTTATCTATTAATGTCCATGATTTCATTAGTTTAACTCTCTAAAAGTTCGTAAGCAAAGTGATGAAAGAGCTCATCTTTTGTTTCCATGCGCTTCTGCAAAGATTCTCTCCACCCACTTAAATTGAGTTTTGCTTTAAGTGTTAGCGCAATGATCTGTTTTGCACAAGAGGGTGCATTCTCAAGGAGATCTAGTAACTCTTCAAGAGATACAAGTTTAATGCGCTTTTTATAAAATTTGAGCTTTTCTGTTAAGGGTCTTTCATCAATTAAGGGTTTTAGAAGATGAAAAATGCGTGATTCACAAGTTTTTTCTAACATTTCAATAGCATTGCCACGTATTTTTTGATTGTTGCTACGAAGAGCATGGCTTAAGAGTTCACTGTTCTCTATAGATCCTGCAACGCTCAGTAGTTGAATGATAAAATCAATTGCAGACTCATAGCCAGTAAAAAGAGCCTTTTGCAGTAAATTACGATCGTATGCACTGAGGGATTCATGAGAGGGAGGTAAGTAGCTATGATAGAAGTAAAAATAGGCTCTTTCTATTTCACTATTTATGATAGAAAACAAATTGACCCGTAGTTGTAATAGAGAAAGTCTTCCAAGAATGCGCCCTGAAAGGATTCGACACTGGTTGGGAATATCTTTGCTTTTAGTGAGAAAGAGAAGCGTAGGAATAGCTCTTAGTCCCATTTGGACAATGATTGCCTCAACTTCACGTTTTTCTACTGGTCTATAGTGCTCACTTGAAAGCATGATGTCAGGAATGATGGTAGAATCGATAATTTTTCCAAGAGATCTTAAACAAGCAATTCTATATTCACTATTGGAAGAGTTTTTTAACATGTTGAGTAAAGTAGTTGTAAACTTGCGACTATTTGTATCGATGATAGCATCGATTGCTATAGCTGCGTGTGTTGCAATTTTTATTGAAGGGTGTTTTAAAAAGGGGATAAGAAGTTCTACATTGCGCGCAGTTTTGTCGAAGCTTAAAATTTGTAATCCTATACAAACTTCTTCTGTTTTAGGTGAGTTTAATAATTCTTCCAAGGACTGATTTGCAAGATGTTGGTTTGTAAGGCTTGTTTGTACGTGAGTTGTGTGTGTTTTTAGTGTTAAAATAGCAGAAGCTCTAAGAATTAAGTCTTGGCTTGTAAGTTCTTGTTTTACCTTTTCTGGGTGGAGCAGACCAAATTTTGCAAAATAGAATTGAAGTGCACTTTTTAGGCTAGTAGCTGGCATTTTATGCACCCAGGTATTGAATCGATCTAGCACTTGCGGATCTGTCACAAAGATACTTTTGGTAAAAAGCTCGATGACTTTAATTTTTCCTTTCATGCTCATCAGATTCATTTGAGTTAGCAGATAAGATAAGATTTTTCGATCTTTAAATTGTAAAAGCATTTCAAAAGCAAGGAGTTGCATGGGCTCTTTTAAATTTTTTAGCATGCCAATGAGGTGAAATTTTGCAACTTGACGCTCTTTTTTGCTAAGCCGTAAAAGCCATTCTTTAGCCTTTCTCTCAAAATGCAGAGCGTTATGAAGTAAGTTATGCAAGATAGCCCTTCGATATTCATCTTTGATGAGAAGAACAAAAATAAGACTTGCAAGCGTTAAAATAAGGCCAAGCTCTTTGCTGGATATATCTGAAAAAATGAAAATTAAGGCTGATACAAGCATGCCAAGTGGCTCAAAGAAGGAGTCAATGGCAACTCTTGCTTTATTTTTTAGTCTTGAGGGTACGGTGTTGAGAAGCAAGTTAGAATTGTTTTCGTCAATCGTGTATGAAATGCCCTCAACAACAATAAGGCCAAGGATGGCAACAAAAAGTGCTTCAGTAAAACCCCAAAAGATAAATGTGATTAAGAAAAAGGTAGGTGATATTCCCACAATATTGTTGACGCCAAAGCGGCTAACAACGCGGCTATAGAAGAAAAGTCCAAAGAACATATTGCCAAGGGCAATCCAAGCAGTGCACTCTCCAAGAAAAATGGTAAGGCGGTTTTCCAATAAAACAGCATCTGTTCTTGGTGTATCGAAAAATGCATCAAAACTTTGCATGTAGGTATATTCAGTAATTACATTGATCAATTGAATGATAAAGTAGGTCCCCATGAGTATCAGGGTATATTTTGATTTCAAAAATCCTTTTAAAATTGACTTGAGGGACTGTTTTTCAGGAGTTGATGTGCTTTCTATGGTATCGTCAAAGAAGAGCTTTGTTCGTCTTTTAATTAGAAATATTCCCATGACTGTGGTTATAAAGAGAGCGATAATGGTGATACTAATGCCCTTTATTCCAATTGTATTTAGGCTTATTGAGAGAAAAGTGCTACCACAGGCATTTCCAAAGAAGATAGAGGAATTAAAAAGGGAGTAGAGTCTTTTGGCGTTTTGTAGGTTAAAATATTGATCTAAAAAGAACCAGAAGCAAGTCGTTAATATAACAGCTAAAATATTACAGAAAATTTTGAAGGCAAACCAATATATCTTAGCGCCTTCTAGGTCAGCTAGGGGCTCATAGAAGATAATAAAGAGATAACCAATGGCAGCAAATAGAAGGGCTGCAAAAT
This DNA window, taken from Chlamydiales bacterium, encodes the following:
- a CDS encoding NAD(P)H-dependent oxidoreductase; translated protein: MKTLLIFLLCFVFSINLNAEVRALAFAGSSRCESVNKKLVLEAANIAKSMGASVTYIDLKEYPIPLYDADLEATNGMPENAKYIRGLMANSQLIMIASPDYNGSVSALLKNVLDWASRGEKGGASRDAFKGKKFALMSASPSASGGAKGLIHLKTIIETIGGTVIAKQVVVPRAHQAFNNESKLIDQRLCVDLHRLVYCGMN
- a CDS encoding 4a-hydroxytetrahydrobiopterin dehydratase; this translates as MNPACELIKKNCVPCKGGVPPLKGEHLLSLYAQLKKGWQIVSEHHLEKKYSFSDFKTALSFTVKVGALAEQEHHHPDIYLSYGKVKITLWTHKIDGLSESDFILAAKCDELLASTD
- a CDS encoding cyclic nucleotide-binding domain-containing protein; amino-acid sequence: MKSWTLIDKAFALKTTNLFAELDLDLLLTIADKMGTSRFKEGEIIFPLLQDAHRMYLIVEGTVQIQDTNEHILAHLHQGDFFGDESLFNEKPRAYSAHSLTHTTLLTLSKIHLLTIISECPSVATTLLHAYTSYIGFRPRQ